The genomic DNA TGCTTGGTGATGCGTGCGATGAGGAACTGGTTGTACTCCTCGGGTGGGGTCTTCTGACGCCGGCGCGAGCGCGGGTCGATGATGGATCGTGGCGTGAACGCGGCGACCTTGGGCTGTGCCCAGACATCATCGTGCTCGTACCAGTAGTACTCGCCGGAGAGGCCGCCGTAGCCGACGCCGAGCGTGGGCGTGTAACCGACCTCAGTATCCTTCCAGAATTGGAGGACATCGTTGTAGACGATCTCGACGGGGAAGGTGTGCTCTACACCTGTGTGGCCGTCGGCGACCATCGTGAGATTGTGCATGAAGGTTGAGCCGCCCTCGGGGACGACTTGCATCCCGAGTTCGTGCGCGGCCTGAATGACCTGCTGACGCTGGTCGCGCCTCGGCTGGTTGTAGCTCTTGACGCTGAAGGCGCCGACGGCCTGCATCCGCTTCAGGTGGAACAGGGCATCGTCGAGGGAGTTGATCTCGGCCTTGAAGGAGCCGGTCGCGCCATAGAGGATGGTGCCGGTGGAGAAGAGGCGGGGAGCGACGATGAGCCCGGCTTTCTGCATCTCCGACGCAGCGAAGAAGGTGCTGGTGTCGTTGGAGGGGTCATGGATGGTGGTGACACCGAAGGCGAGATTGCTGTACTGGCCCCAGTTCTGCTGCGGGATGATCTCGTTCGTGCCGAGGGGGCCATGCGCGTGGGCGTCGATAAAGCCGGGCGTGATCGTCATCCCTGTGCAATCAACCTTGAACGCCTCGCTCGGCACCGGTGTAGATGCTCGCGGACCCACGGCCTTGATGCGGCTGCCCTCCACGACGATAACGCCATCCTCGATGATCTCTTCGCCGTCATTCCGCATGGTCAGAACACGAGCGCCCACAAACGCGATCGTGCCGGTCGGCGCGTCGTGCGCAACCGTAAAGCCGATATTCGTTCCTGTCGCTGGTGGCTCGGGGAGCTTCTCAGGCGCGCCCGAAAGGAACGCGAAGCAGTCGGTCAAGGCACGAGAGAAGAGCTCCGGCCCGAGTGACCAGTGGAGCGACGCCGAGTCGGACGAGAAGTGGATGTAGGTTCCCGCCTCCTTTGTTGCCTTGGCGATCGGGAGCGCCTTGGTATCAGGGCCGATGTCGATCGTCCGTCCTGTGTCAACGAACGGCGCGATATAGACGTTGAACCTCTCGACGAAGGCGATCCACTTTCCGTCGGGTGAGACCTCGTACTCGGTGGCCCACGTGCTCTTGTAGTGCGTGCGCTCCTCCGTGCCGTCCAGCTTCATCGAGATGAGCTTGGCGTTGTCGGCTTCCTTGTCAAAGGCGTAGTCGGTGAGGAAGACACGCTCGCTGGAAGCACCGAACCGGGGGCGGGTGCCCTTCTTGGTGACCAGCACCGGGTCGCCGCCCGCAAGATCGACGCGATACACACCCGTGTCACGCGACCACAGCGGACTGGTCAGATACCCGCCCGAAACCTTGCCGAAGACGACCTGCTTGCCGTCGGGCGTGAAGACCGGATCGACGTAGTGGCCGGGCTGCTTCGATATCGTGCGGCTGGGCCCGCCTGTGATCGGTGCAATCCGGATGCTCGCCAAGTTCGAGTCATCCCAAGCGATATAGACGACGGAGCGCCCATCGCGAGAGAGCGACGGGTAATACTCGAATTCTTTGTCGCTGGTCAGACGCCTCGGCTTTCCTGTTGCCTCTCCGGACTCACCAAGATCACGCACATAGATGTGCCCGAGGGCTTGGAACACAACACACTTGCCATCGGGCGTGACCTGGGGCCAGCGGATCATCTTCGTCTCGACCTCCGCCGGCGCGGGGTCGATCGGTGAACGCACGGCCTTCGAAACGGTCCGAGTGTCCTTTACACGAAAGGGAACCACGGAGGCCTGCTTGGACGCGAGGTCGAGCTTGCGGATCTTGCCGCGTGACCAGAAGACGATCGACTTGCCGTCCGGTGTCCAGTCAAAGGCGGGATACACACCGTGGATCGCCCACGCCTCCTGCATGTCGCGTTCGAGATCGTCGTAGATCGGCGTCACCGCACCGGACTCGATGTCGTAGAGGTGCAGCACCGACTTCGCACGGACACGCTTCACAAAGGCGATGGTCTTTCCATCAGGGCTCGGCGTCGGGCGGCACGCTCCGCCCGGGCCGCCGATCAGCGTGGTCGTCTCGCCCTTCTCAAGATCGAGCCGCTGCACGGCGTAAATCTGGGCGTTCGAGTCCTTGTTGTACTCGAACGAGCCGCCGGGCGTGAGATCCTCCGAGTAATAGAGGTACTTGCCGTCGGGCGAGAAAATCGGCTCGTTGACGTCCTTCTGGTCGGTCCGCTTGGTGGTGAGCTGGAGACCGGCAGATGAGCCGCCCGAGACATGAAACATCCACATCTCGCCGGAGCCGAGCGAGCGGCGGCTTGTGAAATGCTTCCGAGCCACAATGAACTGGCCATCCGGTGACCACGCGGGGCCGTTGAAGAGCCGGTACGACTCCTTGGTGATCTGCCGCGGCGACGAGCCGTCGGCGCTCATCACCCAGATGTTGTCGCCGCCCTTGTCACCCTCGCCGGTGCGGTCAGACGTGAAGGCGATCAACTTGCCATCGGGGGAATAGCGGGGCTGCATGTCCCAGGCGAGTCCGCCTGTGAGCTTGGTCGCCTCGCCGCCCGACATGGGGATGCTGTAGATGTCGCCGAGGAGGTCGAACACGATGGTCGAGCCGTCGGGGGAGACATCGAGGGAGATCCACGTCCCCTCATCAACATCGATGGTCTGCTCGAACGTGGGGTAGGGAGGACTGTCGACGTTCCACTTTGGCTTTTCGGCGGGCTTGTCTTCCGCCTTCTCGGGCGCGGGAGCAGCGGGCTCGGCCGGTGGAGTTGTGGCCGGCGGCTGCGCGGGCTGCTGGGCAGTGGACGAGAGAGCGATCGAGACGAGAAGGACGGCGGGGGCGAGGCGGTCGAGCGACATGGAGGGCTCCGCGAAGGAATCCGAGGCGAGCCCCTGCCGGTTGAAGTCCGGCAGGGTGAGACAGGAGTTTAGGGAAGTTGGGGCGGGGAGGTTGCGGGGTGATGAATTGTCGATAGGCGAAGAGGATTCTCTGCCTCAGCCAAGTTGAGGCTAAGCGGTGATCCAGAATCGGCGCAGTCGTCGCTGGCTATCGCTAGCCAGCGGCTTGCGCCCGTGCAGATATCGACCGTTGTTGATGATGAGCACTTCGCCTTCGGACAATCGGACCTCTTCAACGTGACTCTGCGTCCGGCGTCCAATCTCCGCCTTCAACGCATCGAATGCCATGCCCGAGTGCGGATCGGCTTCGATGGGCTTGATCCAATCGGCGTAGAACAAACGATCCCCGTGGGGTGATGCGCGAACGATGGGCCAGCGCGACGCCGGAGAATCGCCCCGCACCTTCACTTCCGCGTGAACGTGGGTGAGTGCATCTCGCACGCCGCGTCCGCACGCTTCAAGTGCCGCCCAGCCGTCTATAAGTTGCTGCGAACCATCTGTGTGGTCCTGTTGCTCGCATCGCCACGCGATGAAGTCGGCTTCGGGATGATCCGTGTGGAATGGCACCGGCTCCGGGCGACAAAGGTAACTCCGCACGTCGGGTCGCAACTCCACCGCAGTCTCGCACCACGCACGCCCAAGCGAACCTACCAGCGCGCGATACTCCGCGTCCGTGGTCGGGCCGAGCCGACACAATCCGGTGCTGCGCACCGATTCGAGGATTGCGGCGTTGTTGGGGATCATGGCTGGGGTTCAGATCGCGACGGCTTCGGATTCGGCAGTCTTCTTCTTGGAACTGCAAGCGTGCCAGCAACGGCTTTGGCAGTCATGCCAACAGTTCGTCATGTTCGGATCGAACTCGCGTTCAACGTACTTCTCTCCGAACTTGCTTTCCCACAACTCCGCTGTGCGATTGAACGTCGCCTGCAACTCGGGCAACTCCGCTTCGTCGGCTCCGAACCCGCCGTCGTGGTCGAGGATGTCACCGAACAGACGCTGGCAGTCCTCGTAGTACGCACGCGGGTGCGTCATGTGAAGGTGCCACATTTCGTCGATGTCCTTCGTGGGCGCGAGCGGCTGGCCCGGATTGGCCTGGGCGAGCAACAGGAAGCGTTCGTAGCGCGCCAGTTCGCGGTGAATCTTGGCGTCGTCCCAATCCTTTGGGAAGGAAGGAGACTTCTTAGCGGCTTTGACCAGATCAACTGAAATTGCGACTTGCATCGGCAGTCCTCCACGAGGATGGTGTACACAGTGATACTCTCGATTGGAGGCGAGGTTCCATCCGCACCGGCGTGCGATCACGGGCCTCGTGGTTTCGCGCACGTGGAGAGACGACGGCTACGCATCTGTCCGTAAGTCTGGCAGACGCATTGAGTTGTGAATCGCGGCTACTACAGCATCGGCTTCAAATACCGCCCCGTATGACTCTTCGCGTTCTTCGCAACATCCTCGGGTGTGCCGGTGGCGAGGAGTGTGCCGCCGAGGTCGCCGCCTTCGGGGCCGAGGTCGATGATCCAGTCGGCGCACTTGATGACGTCGAGGTTGTGCTCGATGATGACGAGCGTGTTGCCCGCGCTCGCGAGCCGCTGGAGGACTTCGATCAGTTTCCGGATGTCCTCGAAGTGAAGGCCGGTGGTCGGCTCGTCGAGGATGTAGAGGGTGTTGCCGTAGGCGACGCCGTCGGGGTTGTTGCGGGTCGCGCCCGCCTTGCCGAGCTCGGTCGCGAGTTTCACGCGCTGCGCCTCGCCGCCGGAGAGCGTGGTCGAGGGCTGGCCGAGTTCGACGTAATCAAGTCCGACATCGTGCAGGCACTTGACACTGCGCAGCACTTTCGGGTGGTTCTCGAAGAACGCGCAGGCGTTCTCGATGGTCATGGAGAGGATGTCGGCGATGCTCTTGCCCCGGTAGAGGACCTCGAGCGTCTCGCGGTTATAGCGCTTGCCCTCGCAGACCTCGCACTGGACGTAGACATCCGGGAGGAAGTGCATCTCGATCTTTTTGAGTCCCTGGCCCTGACACGCCTCGCACCGGCCGCCCCCGGACTGGGCGGATACGTTGAAGCTGAATCGGCCGGGCTTGTAGCCGCGGATCTTGGACTCTTTCGACTGGGCGAAGATGTTGCGGATGTCGTCGAAGATGCCGGTGTAGGTGGCGGGATTCGAGCGGGGCGTGCGCCCGATGGGTGATTGATCGACCTCGACGACGCGGTCAATGTTCTGAAGGCCGGTCACCTTCGTGTGCTCACCCGGCTTGTCCTTGGAGCCGAGCAGGTGTTTCTTTGTGGCGTTCAGAAGGATGTCGTTGACGAGCGTGCTCTTGCCTGAGCCAGACACACCGGTGACGCAGATGAAACCCCCGATCGGAAACGAGACATCAATCCCCTTGAGGTTGTTGTGCCTCGCGCCCTTGATGGTGATGGACTTCTTCTCGCTGAGCTTGCGCCGGGTCGCGGGGACCTCGATGCGCCGTTTGCCGGAGAGGTACTCGCCGGTGATGGAGCCGGGGGAGCTCGCGACCTTGTCGACGGTGCCCTCGGCGACGACGCGCCCGCCGTGGACCCCGGGGCCGGGACCGATGTCGAGGACGTGATCCGCGGCACGAATCATGTCCTCATCGTGCTCGACAACGATGACCGTGTTGCCGATGTCGGCGAGGCGGCGGAGCGTGGCGATAAGCCGGTCGTTGTCGCGCTGGTGGAGGCCGATGGTCGGCTCGTCGAGGACGTAGCACGCGCCGACGAGGCCGCTGCCGACCTGGGTTGCCAGGCGGATGCGCTGTGCCTCGCCACCTGAGAGGGTGGCAGTCCGCCGGTCGAGGGAGAGGTACTCGAGACCGACGCTGGTGAGGAATCGGAGTCGGTTGTTGACTTCCTTGAGGATCGGCTCCGCGATGGTGCGCTGCTCGCTGGTGAGCTTCAGGCCGTTGATGAACTCGATGGCGTCGAGGATGTTGAGGCGCGAAAGCTCGGCGATGTTCAGCATCGTGCCGTCGTGGCGCGGGCGGCCGATCACAGACTGGCTGAAAGCGCGGGCCTTCTCCGCTTTGTGCTCAGATTCGAGCAGTACGTGCAGTGCCTCGATGCGGAGGCGGTCGCCCCAGCATGTGGGGCAGGGCTTCTGCGACATGAACGTGCCGAGGAACTCCTTAACGCCTGGGTTCTCCGTGGTGGTCCACCACTCGGCAATGTTGGGGATCACGCCGTCCCACTTGATGGGTGTCTTGCAGCCGTAGAGCAGCGCGTGCATGACCTTCGGATCGAGCGTGGACACGGGCTGCGAAAACGAGACGCCGAAGGCCTTGCAGAACTTCCTGAGCCGACGGTTGAACCAGGCGCGGACGGGGCCGTTCTTGTTCCACGCGGCGACCGCGGCATCGGCCATCGACAGTTCGCGATTGGGAATCACCAGATCGGGATCGAACTCAAGCAGGTTCCCGAGCCCGTGGCACTGGGGGCATGCGCCTTGAGGCGAGTTGAAGGAGAAGAGGCGCGGGGCGAGTTCCTCGAGCGCAATCTCAGGATGGTCCGGGTCCGCAAACTGGTTGCTGAAGGCCTGGTCGATCCACTTTGGCTTGCCGTCGGAATCGACCTCCTCGCGCGAGACGGCGACGCTGCCCTTGCTGAGCTTGAGGGCGGACTCGATGCTCTCGGCAAGACGCTGACGCCCTCCCTCCGCATCACCGAGTACGAGGCGGTCGACGACGGCCTCGATGGTGTGCTTCTCGTAGCGTCCGAGGTTGAGCGGGTTCTCGCCGCCTTCCTTGAGCGCATCGCGCAGATCGACAACGGTTCCGTTCACGCGCGCGCGGGTCCACCCCTGGCGGACGAGCGATTCGAAGACATCCTTGTGGAAGCCCTTCAGCCCTCGGACGATGGGGCTCATTATCAACAGGCGTGAGCTCGTCTTCCATCCCATGATCGCGTCGACGATCTGCGTGCTGCTGGTGGCGGAGATGCGGACACCGGAGCGTTCGGTGATATCGCCGTCCTTCTTGGTCTTCGTCGGAGCCCATGAGCGGGGTGTGCCGCACCGCGCGTAGAGCAGCCGCAGGTAATCGAAGATCTCGGTGGTTGTGGCGACGGTGGAGCGGGGGTTGCCGCTGGCGGAGCGCTGCTCGATGGCGATGGTGGGGGGGATGCCCTCGACCTCGTCAACGTCGGGCTTCTTGAGCTGTTCGAGGAACTGTCGCGCGTACGCGGAGAGCGACTCCATGTACTTGCGCTGTCCCTCGGCGAAGATGGTGTCGAAGGCGAGCGAACTTTTGCCGGAGCCGGAAAGCCCGGTGATGACGACGAGCTTGTCGCGCGGGATCTCGACCGTGATGTCCTTGAGGTTGTGCTCGCGGGCGCCGCGGACACGGATCACGCGGCTGAGTTCGCCCCGTTCCACGGTCGGGCGTAACGGAACCGGCTTGGCCTCAACAACCGCGGCCTTCGACTTCGCACCCGCTCGCTTCGCCATCGCTCCCGTGCCTCTCTCGCTTGCCACGACCGCTCTCCCTCTCTTTGATCTCGCCAGTCACCCGATCGTACTCCGCACAGGCCCGGATTCGCGGCTACCGTGATCGCCATGCCGATTCGACCCCGCAAAGTCTCTTCGCCCCACCAGATCCAGTGCATGCTCGATGAACTGGCGTACTCAGACGACG from Phycisphaeraceae bacterium includes the following:
- the uvrA gene encoding excinuclease ABC subunit UvrA, which produces MAKRAGAKSKAAVVEAKPVPLRPTVERGELSRVIRVRGAREHNLKDITVEIPRDKLVVITGLSGSGKSSLAFDTIFAEGQRKYMESLSAYARQFLEQLKKPDVDEVEGIPPTIAIEQRSASGNPRSTVATTTEIFDYLRLLYARCGTPRSWAPTKTKKDGDITERSGVRISATSSTQIVDAIMGWKTSSRLLIMSPIVRGLKGFHKDVFESLVRQGWTRARVNGTVVDLRDALKEGGENPLNLGRYEKHTIEAVVDRLVLGDAEGGRQRLAESIESALKLSKGSVAVSREEVDSDGKPKWIDQAFSNQFADPDHPEIALEELAPRLFSFNSPQGACPQCHGLGNLLEFDPDLVIPNRELSMADAAVAAWNKNGPVRAWFNRRLRKFCKAFGVSFSQPVSTLDPKVMHALLYGCKTPIKWDGVIPNIAEWWTTTENPGVKEFLGTFMSQKPCPTCWGDRLRIEALHVLLESEHKAEKARAFSQSVIGRPRHDGTMLNIAELSRLNILDAIEFINGLKLTSEQRTIAEPILKEVNNRLRFLTSVGLEYLSLDRRTATLSGGEAQRIRLATQVGSGLVGACYVLDEPTIGLHQRDNDRLIATLRRLADIGNTVIVVEHDEDMIRAADHVLDIGPGPGVHGGRVVAEGTVDKVASSPGSITGEYLSGKRRIEVPATRRKLSEKKSITIKGARHNNLKGIDVSFPIGGFICVTGVSGSGKSTLVNDILLNATKKHLLGSKDKPGEHTKVTGLQNIDRVVEVDQSPIGRTPRSNPATYTGIFDDIRNIFAQSKESKIRGYKPGRFSFNVSAQSGGGRCEACQGQGLKKIEMHFLPDVYVQCEVCEGKRYNRETLEVLYRGKSIADILSMTIENACAFFENHPKVLRSVKCLHDVGLDYVELGQPSTTLSGGEAQRVKLATELGKAGATRNNPDGVAYGNTLYILDEPTTGLHFEDIRKLIEVLQRLASAGNTLVIIEHNLDVIKCADWIIDLGPEGGDLGGTLLATGTPEDVAKNAKSHTGRYLKPML
- a CDS encoding PD40 domain-containing protein, which gives rise to MSLDRLAPAVLLVSIALSSTAQQPAQPPATTPPAEPAAPAPEKAEDKPAEKPKWNVDSPPYPTFEQTIDVDEGTWISLDVSPDGSTIVFDLLGDIYSIPMSGGEATKLTGGLAWDMQPRYSPDGKLIAFTSDRTGEGDKGGDNIWVMSADGSSPRQITKESYRLFNGPAWSPDGQFIVARKHFTSRRSLGSGEMWMFHVSGGSSAGLQLTTKRTDQKDVNEPIFSPDGKYLYYSEDLTPGGSFEYNKDSNAQIYAVQRLDLEKGETTTLIGGPGGACRPTPSPDGKTIAFVKRVRAKSVLHLYDIESGAVTPIYDDLERDMQEAWAIHGVYPAFDWTPDGKSIVFWSRGKIRKLDLASKQASVVPFRVKDTRTVSKAVRSPIDPAPAEVETKMIRWPQVTPDGKCVVFQALGHIYVRDLGESGEATGKPRRLTSDKEFEYYPSLSRDGRSVVYIAWDDSNLASIRIAPITGGPSRTISKQPGHYVDPVFTPDGKQVVFGKVSGGYLTSPLWSRDTGVYRVDLAGGDPVLVTKKGTRPRFGASSERVFLTDYAFDKEADNAKLISMKLDGTEERTHYKSTWATEYEVSPDGKWIAFVERFNVYIAPFVDTGRTIDIGPDTKALPIAKATKEAGTYIHFSSDSASLHWSLGPELFSRALTDCFAFLSGAPEKLPEPPATGTNIGFTVAHDAPTGTIAFVGARVLTMRNDGEEIIEDGVIVVEGSRIKAVGPRASTPVPSEAFKVDCTGMTITPGFIDAHAHGPLGTNEIIPQQNWGQYSNLAFGVTTIHDPSNDTSTFFAASEMQKAGLIVAPRLFSTGTILYGATGSFKAEINSLDDALFHLKRMQAVGAFSVKSYNQPRRDQRQQVIQAAHELGMQVVPEGGSTFMHNLTMVADGHTGVEHTFPVEIVYNDVLQFWKDTEVGYTPTLGVGYGGLSGEYYWYEHDDVWAQPKVAAFTPRSIIDPRSRRRQKTPPEEYNQFLIARITKQQIDNGGTVQIGGHGQLVGICSQWELWMFVQGGMTPLEALRSGTIHGARYIGMDAHLGTIEPGKLADIIVMEKDPLVDIRNTQTVKYTMVNGRLYDANTLDEIGNIQRKRLPFFFETAGSPDRTTLWTGGCAGCGLVGAGCEPADAYRDRPWGYH
- a CDS encoding glycine-rich domain-containing protein-like translates to MQVAISVDLVKAAKKSPSFPKDWDDAKIHRELARYERFLLLAQANPGQPLAPTKDIDEMWHLHMTHPRAYYEDCQRLFGDILDHDGGFGADEAELPELQATFNRTAELWESKFGEKYVEREFDPNMTNCWHDCQSRCWHACSSKKKTAESEAVAI
- a CDS encoding TauD/TfdA family dioxygenase gives rise to the protein MIPNNAAILESVRSTGLCRLGPTTDAEYRALVGSLGRAWCETAVELRPDVRSYLCRPEPVPFHTDHPEADFIAWRCEQQDHTDGSQQLIDGWAALEACGRGVRDALTHVHAEVKVRGDSPASRWPIVRASPHGDRLFYADWIKPIEADPHSGMAFDALKAEIGRRTQSHVEEVRLSEGEVLIINNGRYLHGRKPLASDSQRRLRRFWITA